CATGAGAAAAGATGCCTGCGGATCCCTTGGTTCCACTAATGAGGTCTCCACACAGACAAAGAATGATGCCCAGTACccgtttttttattttattttctttagagAATATTACAGCGGATAGGAGGGGCTGGTGCGATGGCCCCGAAGCGATTGGCGATGATCTCTAATCCCCCACGCCCGCACGGGTGGCTCCTGCCGTGATCGTTGCCGTTATTCGACCATCTCCCTTATCGTCCATCGCTTCCATCGGATCGGAGATCGGGTTCGGGTTCTATATATCTTTGGCACGAGAGAATgattcacatatatatatatatatatatatatatatatatatatttgcacggTGAATCATTGATCGTACAATGATCACTTTGAGATCTGTGTGGATGAGGTAAGAAAAGATTGGAATGCTTTGAGAGCCGTGCAAGGCGTGATGCAACGGTTGTCATCGCCAACGAAAATCATTATTTTGCGCCAAAGATACAGCTAGACCAGGCATGCTGTAAATTTCCCATCATACTCTGCCATGGAAATATTATATCTAGACAACCGGTCTAACCGTTTCAATCGATTGTGTGGTTACTCTTCTTAGTTTACTCCAATGCGGCGATGAGAATGAGAGAGAAGGTTAtatgttaaaaaaaaagaaaaaagaaaatctgGTAGAGGGAAGATAGATTCCGTGGCCATTGGTGACAGAAGGCATTCGGAGGGAACTTCTTTCAAGAAGATCGGAGTAGAGATGGTTGAGATTATTGTTGCTCGTGTGGTGTCTCAGCTTGCCAACctactcatccaagaagctgtTTCCTTGGCCGGTGTGCGTGATCAGATCGAATGGGTGAGAACACAACTCCAGCTACTGCAAGGTTTCCTCAAAGATGCAGATtccagaaggaagagaggagacgcAAGAATGGAGAGCTGGATAAGTGGGATAAGACGTGCAGCCTATGAAATGGAAGACGTCATAGACACCATCCACTACATGCTCGAGAGGCGACACCAAAGGAGAGGCTGCATCGACTCCATTTCAAGGTACTCTCACAAACCATGTGAATTGATAACCCTCCATAAAATTAGTTCCAGAATTGAGCAAATAAAGGTCAACATTCAGAGCATTTCGGATAGCAGAGATAGATATGGCATTGCTAATCTAGGTGAAAGCAGTGGAGTGGACGACGGTTTGCAAGCACTGAGACAATTCCCTCCTCATTTCTACGACGACACTGATGTCATAGGCTTTGAGGATGATAAGGAAAAATTAGTGAAACTATTAGTCGATCCGGAGAACAAAAACCGCAGCGTAATTTCTATAGTGGGTATGGGTGGGCTTGGCAAGACCACCCTGGCGAGAAAAGTGCACAATGACCCTGCAATTAGAGAACGTTTTGGTACCTTCGCTTGGGTTTCGGTTTCTCAAAATTACCAAGTTATTGAGCTATTGAAGGACATCATGAAAAAAGTAATGGAAATCACAAAGCAAAAAGATACAAATACACGAATTACACTAGAAGCATTAGAGCAGATGGGTGAAGAAGAAGCGACAGAGCACCTCCGCAATTTGCTAAAGGACAAAAGGTATTTGGTTGTGATGGATGATGTATGGAGTGTTGATGTTTGGAGACAAATGCATCACATCTTTCCTAATGGAAACAACGGTAGCAGAATACTGTTCACCACCCGTAATATTGGAGTTGCAAAACATGCCGAACCAGGGATTCCTCCACATGAACTGCACCTTTTGAACGAAACACAGAGTATGGAACTCTTTCGTAGGAAGGCATTCCCACCAAATCAAGATATTCCAACTGAGTTGGAGGAATTGGCCCAGAAGCTTGCAAAGAGGTGTGGCGGACTTCCTCTTGCACTTGTAGTGTTAGGGGGCCTTATGTCGAGGAAAGATCCTAGCTACGATACGTGGTCGAGAGTATCTCAGAGCaaggactgggactctactaGCGATGGGCAGGAATGCCTCCATATCTTGGGTTTAAGCTACAAGGACCTGCCATATCCGTTAAAACCATGTTTTCTGTACATTGCTGCGTTCCCGGAGGACTCAAATATCTCTGCATCCAAACTAATTAGGTTGTGGATCGCCGAAGGTCTTATACCACAAGAGCAGACACAGACAATGGAAGACAGGGCAAGGGACTGGTTGGATGAATTGGTCCAGAGGTGCATGATCCAAGTTGTCGAGAGAAGCATGGCTCATGGGCGGATTGAGAGCATACGCATCCATGATATATTACGTGATTTTGGCCTATCAGAAGCTAGAAAGGATGGATTTCTTCATATTTGCAGTAGTGGCATGGCTGTATCTGATGGTATATCATGTCATCGTGCAGCTTTCCACAATCGCATTAGTGATGAGGTTGTTGTTTCCTCACCATATCTCCGCACTTTGCTGGGCTTCAAGTTAGTTTTGAAAGATGGTACCGCGGGAAGAGTTTTGAATGGGTTAAAGTTAGTAAGGGTGCTGGATCTGGAGGGCGCAAGAGATTTGAAGATGTTACCAAAACAGATTGGCAACATGATTCATCTAAGATACCTCGGACTGAGACGCACTGGTTTGATAAGACTTCCATCCTCCATAGCACATCTCCTGAATTTGCAGACTCTGGATGCGAGGGAAACAGCCATTTGTTGGCTTCCCAAATCATTTTGGAAAATCCGGACGCTGAGGCACGTTTATATTAACATACTTGCGTTTCTAAGGGCACCGATAAGTGGTGATCACAAGAACTTGCAGACTCTGCAAGTTGTGGACTATGAAGGTAATATAAATGTCTTCAGTTTGTTCGGCCATATTCCGACCATAAGATTCATCAAAAATTTGGTTACTACACAAGGATCTACTGAGGCGGCGATGGAGAAAACATATGACAGAATGCTTGGGAAGTCATTTGGAGAAGCATTCGAGAAAATGGACGGTCTAATCTCCTTGACCCTGGATGTTTCTCTTATCCCCGGGGACATCCTTTTTGCTCAGGCACCAAACTTGCAGCACCTTCGTTCGTTGAATCTGTTTGGACGGTTGTTGCTCAAACAGCAGCAGCTCCCAGACAGCAGTCTATTTCCACCAAACCTCACCAAGCTCATATTATCTTATTCTGAGTTTGAACTAGACCCAATGCCAGTTCTGGAGAAGCTCGAAAACGTCAGGCTTCTTGCACTGAAAAGAAATGCATATGTAGGGAAGTGCTTGTTGTGTTCTGCTGGTGGCTTTCTTCGACTGCAACACTTGATATTATCAGTACTTGATTATTTAGAGGAATGGAGAGTGGAGATTGGGGCGATGCCCCGCCTCACCCACTTAACCATCGATTGGTGCACCGAATTGGAGATGCTTCCCGGGGGATTGCAGCATGTGACCATGCTGCGGGAAGTGAAGTTGATTGGTATGCCTCGTCAGTTCAATGACAGGGTCAGACAGGAAGACGGGTACAAGGTCCAACACGTTTCCTccattatttttgaaaatgagCGCCATTGACATGATATCACCGGTACCTGTAGGTCACTCCCTCGCTCCTGCGTTTCTTCCCCCTTTGACGCATGTTATCTCCATATCAGGAGGATTCTACGAATGAAATAAACTTCTTGCATGATAGAATACACTCAAAGCTTGCAATTGTAGCAATTCACATGTTTGGCATAAtacaaagtaaagtattatttccAGAGCTTTATAAAATCTTAATGGCTCAAAATAGCATAgacattttatttctttctttctctggACGTTCTATTTGCTGAAATTCTGGTTGAGTTGTAGAACTTTTGATGCAGAAGTTAAGAAACTGATTCTAAAATTCTTTCCCTTTTCTAGCTTAAGAAAACAGAGCATTAATCCCAATGAATTACCGCCGATCTTACTGGAGATTGATCTTCACTGTTTCTGGTTGTTTTCTGCCAAATATGAACAGCTGGATGATAGGATGCGATAACTCAATCCATCTCTTATAACACCACATTCACTAAAACACTGATAAGCCCATTAATAAACCTGCGAATGACATATTAAGATAACCATGGCTTATGTTATAGTAGGAATTGCAGATGACTTCCTAGAAAACTTGTTGACAAGGTGGATACCGTACGTTTCAGGATGAGTCTGCCAAAAATTTTAGGTGCGCTAACTCCACATCCATTCCACTAGCAGGCCTTGATGGGAGTGATCATACTAACATCAATAAAGTTGCTTTGATTTTGCTTAGATTTCACATGTCAGCTGACTTCTCCTTTTAGCTGCCGTGGAAGTTAGCTCAAATGGCATCATTTGGGTGTTTGCGCAATGGAAAGATGAGTTTTGACAGGAGCAGGACGCCATTTGGGACAGATTTCTCGGATTGCAGATGATGAAAGTTAGATTGTGGTGAACCCACCCGACTAGAGTGGGTGTATGGTAGTCATCTCTGCCTTTTTCTTTTACCACAATACACCACCAGACTTGCACATGCCATGATTCTATGACCTGAGGAGACTCAGGAGAGCCTACCTTTCAGAGGATATTGACAAGGCGAAGTGGTTTCTATCTGGCTGATTGGTCATGGCGTGTGAAAACAGTGAATTTTTCTGTCACAGTTTTATACTTTTTTTGGATCATGTATGGAATATGGAAGACTAGAGGTTCCTTAATTATGGAGAGGCTGTATCAAACAGTTCCGTGCCAGAGATTCAAAATTTTCTACTGAATGTTCATCATTAAGAAGATCCTCAACTCACGATCTTACATAAAAAGTATATCATTTTGTTTATTCAATGTCATTTTATTAGTCAAAAATAACATTGAAGCCACAGACTTGCTAGAGAATTCCATATATAAAGATGGTTGACGGTTGAATTGTGGTGGGATAATTTAACAGCGGTTTTGCTGTTGATCAATTGAAAGAAAAAGTAGAATCTTCTCAAACTCGTGAAATTCCACCAACAAGTCAAGGACAATATTTAAAGTTCTGTATAAAAACTGGACTAGAGAACTAATATATATGATGGACGCATAATATATATGATGACAAAGAATGTCACTCTTTTTGAGCAAAAACAAAGAATGCCGTTTGCGATAGAAAAATAATATGCGAGATGTAAGCTTTTTACCAAaaggtaaaaataaaaaagtatctTCAATGCTAGCTTTGCCGGACGTCGCCGGCCTCTCCATCTGTTGATAGGAGCCCCCTTgttttctctcccttctttctctttctctccctcgcTCCTCTGTCTCTCTTCCCCTTTCTTTTTTAATCCTTCTGTTGGATTCCCttgctctcctctctctctttggcCGGCCCTTATCTTGGCATCGGTCTACTTCTTCT
Above is a genomic segment from Elaeis guineensis isolate ETL-2024a chromosome 1, EG11, whole genome shotgun sequence containing:
- the LOC105040078 gene encoding putative disease resistance RPP13-like protein 3, whose product is MVEIIVARVVSQLANLLIQEAVSLAGVRDQIEWVRTQLQLLQGFLKDADSRRKRGDARMESWISGIRRAAYEMEDVIDTIHYMLERRHQRRGCIDSISRYSHKPCELITLHKISSRIEQIKVNIQSISDSRDRYGIANLGESSGVDDGLQALRQFPPHFYDDTDVIGFEDDKEKLVKLLVDPENKNRSVISIVGMGGLGKTTLARKVHNDPAIRERFGTFAWVSVSQNYQVIELLKDIMKKVMEITKQKDTNTRITLEALEQMGEEEATEHLRNLLKDKRYLVVMDDVWSVDVWRQMHHIFPNGNNGSRILFTTRNIGVAKHAEPGIPPHELHLLNETQSMELFRRKAFPPNQDIPTELEELAQKLAKRCGGLPLALVVLGGLMSRKDPSYDTWSRVSQSKDWDSTSDGQECLHILGLSYKDLPYPLKPCFLYIAAFPEDSNISASKLIRLWIAEGLIPQEQTQTMEDRARDWLDELVQRCMIQVVERSMAHGRIESIRIHDILRDFGLSEARKDGFLHICSSGMAVSDGISCHRAAFHNRISDEVVVSSPYLRTLLGFKLVLKDGTAGRVLNGLKLVRVLDLEGARDLKMLPKQIGNMIHLRYLGLRRTGLIRLPSSIAHLLNLQTLDARETAICWLPKSFWKIRTLRHVYINILAFLRAPISGDHKNLQTLQVVDYEGNINVFSLFGHIPTIRFIKNLVTTQGSTEAAMEKTYDRMLGKSFGEAFEKMDGLISLTLDVSLIPGDILFAQAPNLQHLRSLNLFGRLLLKQQQLPDSSLFPPNLTKLILSYSEFELDPMPVLEKLENVRLLALKRNAYVGKCLLCSAGGFLRLQHLILSVLDYLEEWRVEIGAMPRLTHLTIDWCTELEMLPGGLQHVTMLREVKLIGMPRQFNDRVRQEDGYKVQHVSSIIFENERH